From a single Equus asinus isolate D_3611 breed Donkey chromosome 2, EquAss-T2T_v2, whole genome shotgun sequence genomic region:
- the FOXB1 gene encoding forkhead box protein B1 — translation MPRPGRNTYSDQKPPYSYISLTAMAIQSSPEKMLPLSEIYKFIMDRFPYYRENTQRWQNSLRHNLSFNDCFIKIPRRPDQPGKGSFWALHPSCGDMFENGSFLRRRKRFKVLKSDHLAPSKPADAAQYLQQQAKLRLSALAASGTHLPQMPAAAYNLGGVAQPSGFKHPFAIENIIAREYKMPGGLAFSAMQPVPAAYPLPNQLTTMGSSLGTGWPHVYGSAGMIDSATPISMASGDYSAYGVPLKPLCHAAGQTLPAIPVPIKPTPAAVPALPALPAPIPTLLSNSPPSLSPTSSQTATSQSSPATPSETLTSPASALHSVAVH, via the coding sequence ATGCCTCGGCCCGGCCGAAACACGTACAGCGACCAGAAGCCGCCCTACTCGTACATCTCGCTGACCGCTATGGCCATTCAGAGCTCGCCCGAGAAGATGCTGCCGCTGAGCGAGATCTACAAGTTCATCATGGACCGCTTCCCCTACTACCGGGAGAACACGCAGCGCTGGCAGAACAGCCTGCGCCACAACCTCTCCTTCAACGACTGCTTCATCAAGATCCCGCGGCGGCCAGACCAGCCGGGCAAGGGCAGCTTCTGGGCGCTGCACCCCAGCTGCGGGGACATGTTCGAGAACGGCAGCTTCCTGCGGCGCCGCAAGCGCTTCAAGGTGCTGAAGTCGGACCACCTGGCGCCCAGCAAGCCAGCCGACGCTGCGCAGTATCTGCAGCAGCAGGCCAAGCTGCGCCTCAGCGCGCTCGCGGCCTCTGGCACGCACCTGCCGCAGATGCCTGCTGCCGCCTACAACCTGGGCGGCGTGGCGCAGCCCTCGGGCTTCAAGCACCCTTTCGCCATCGAGAATATCATCGCGCGCGAGTACAAGATGCCTGGGGGGCTGGCCTTCTCCGCCATGCAGCCGGTGCCCGCCGCCTACCCGCTCCCCAACCAGTTGACTACCATGGGCAGCTCACTGGGCACTGGCTGGCCGCACGTGTACGGTTCCGCAGGCATGATCGATTCAGCCACCCCCATCTCCATGGCTAGTGGCGATTATAGCGCCTACGGTGTGCCGCTGAAGCCGCTGTGCCACGCAGCGGGCCAGACCCTGCCTGCCATCCCAGTGCCCATTAAGCCCACGCCGGCCGCAGTGCCCGCACTGCCCGCGCTGCCCGCGCCCATCCCCACCTTGCTCTCGAACTCGCCGCCCTCACTCAGCCCCACGTCCTCGCAAACAGCCACCAGCCAAAGCAGCCCCGCCACTCCCAGCGAAACGCTCACCAGCCCGGCCTCCGCCTTGCACTCGGTGGCGGTGCACTGA